One window of the Streptomyces asoensis genome contains the following:
- the glpK gene encoding glycerol kinase GlpK, with translation MTDAHTAGPFIAAIDQGTTSSRCIVFDRDGRIVSVDQKEHEQIFPKPGWVEHDANEIWTNVEEVVASAIEKAGITRDDIKAIGITNQRETTLLWDKNTGQPVHNAIVWQDTRTDALCKELGRNVGQDRFRRETGLPLASYFAGPKARWLLDNVEGLRERAEAGDILFGTMDSWVIWNLTGGVNGGRHVTDVTNASRTMLMNLHTMEWDEKIAESIGVPLAMLPEIRSSAEVYGEITGGKLGDLLGGIPVASALGDQQAALFGQTCFAEGEAKSTYGTGTFLLMNTGEKPVNSYNGLLTTVGYRIGDQKAVYALEGSIAVTGSLVQWMRDQMGLISTAAEIETLALSVEDNGGAYFVPAFSGLFAPYWRSDARGVIAGLTRYVTKAHLARAVLEATAWQTREITDAMTKDSGVELAAIKVDGGMTSNNLLMQTLSDFVDAPVVRPMVAETTCLGAAYAAGLAVGFWTSTDDLRANWRRAAEWTPRMDAETRDREYKSWLKAVERTMGWLEDEE, from the coding sequence GTGACCGACGCGCACACCGCCGGCCCCTTCATCGCCGCCATCGACCAGGGCACCACCTCCTCGCGCTGCATCGTCTTCGACCGGGACGGCCGTATCGTCTCCGTCGACCAGAAGGAGCACGAGCAGATCTTCCCGAAGCCGGGCTGGGTCGAGCACGACGCCAACGAGATCTGGACCAACGTCGAGGAGGTCGTCGCCTCCGCCATCGAGAAGGCCGGCATCACCCGCGACGACATCAAGGCGATCGGCATCACCAACCAGCGTGAGACCACGCTGCTGTGGGACAAGAACACCGGTCAGCCCGTCCACAACGCCATCGTCTGGCAGGACACCCGCACCGACGCGCTCTGCAAGGAGCTCGGCCGCAACGTCGGCCAGGACCGCTTCCGCCGCGAGACGGGCCTCCCGCTGGCCTCGTACTTCGCCGGTCCGAAGGCGCGCTGGCTGCTCGACAACGTCGAGGGCCTGCGCGAGCGTGCCGAGGCGGGCGACATCCTCTTCGGCACCATGGACAGCTGGGTCATCTGGAACCTGACGGGCGGTGTGAACGGCGGCAGGCACGTCACCGACGTCACCAACGCCTCCCGCACCATGCTGATGAACCTGCACACCATGGAGTGGGACGAGAAGATCGCCGAGTCCATCGGCGTCCCGCTGGCGATGCTGCCGGAGATCCGCTCCTCCGCCGAGGTGTACGGCGAGATCACCGGCGGCAAGCTGGGCGACCTGCTCGGCGGCATCCCGGTCGCCTCCGCGCTCGGCGACCAGCAGGCGGCCCTGTTCGGCCAGACCTGTTTCGCGGAGGGCGAGGCCAAGTCCACGTACGGCACCGGCACCTTCCTGCTGATGAACACCGGCGAGAAGCCGGTCAATTCCTACAACGGCCTGCTGACCACGGTCGGTTACCGCATCGGCGACCAGAAGGCGGTCTACGCCCTCGAAGGATCGATCGCCGTCACCGGTTCGCTGGTGCAGTGGATGCGCGACCAGATGGGCCTGATCTCCACCGCCGCCGAGATCGAGACCCTCGCGCTCTCGGTCGAGGACAACGGCGGCGCCTACTTCGTGCCGGCCTTCTCCGGTCTGTTCGCCCCGTACTGGCGCTCCGACGCCCGCGGTGTGATCGCCGGCCTCACCCGGTACGTCACCAAGGCGCACCTCGCGCGCGCCGTCCTGGAGGCCACGGCCTGGCAGACCCGTGAGATCACCGACGCCATGACGAAGGACTCCGGCGTCGAGCTCGCGGCGATCAAGGTCGACGGCGGCATGACCTCCAACAACCTGCTGATGCAGACGCTCTCGGACTTCGTGGACGCCCCCGTGGTGCGCCCGATGGTCGCCGAGACCACCTGCCTCGGCGCCGCCTACGCCGCCGGCCTCGCCGTCGGCTTCTGGACCAGCACCGACGATCTGCGCGCCAACTGGCGCCGGGCCGCCGAGTGGACCCCCCGCATGGACGCGGAGACCCGCGACCGTGAGTACAAGAGCTGGCTCAAGGCCGTCGAGCGGACCATGGGCTGGCTCGAGGACGAGGAGTAA
- the mtnK gene encoding S-methyl-5-thioribose kinase, whose product MGYRILETDDIPAYLGERGHWEDLADIRVREVSDGNMNRVFLASSADGTRSLAVKQALPWVRVAGPSWPMNPDRADAEARAYEQVAKVAPDKIPAVHGYDPENYALVMEDMSDLEVLRTLLNEGAAYGPHTSARIGEFVAQFSFATSDFGMPSAERKALIAASVSPELCKITEDVVLSEPYVEHEHNHWHPGLDDLAAAFRADTRLRTEVADLRHTFMTSAQALLHGDLHTGSVMVGRREDAPVVRVFDPEFSFVGPIGYDLGLYWANVLVSEERARALGAPSDHAEQLRLSWEAFEAEFRRLWPTRVDTFFDDAYLDRFLRRVWTDSVGYAGTEIVRRIIGFAHLTDLTTLPDPVPASRRALLLGRELIVRREELTDIEAVRAVVESLG is encoded by the coding sequence ATGGGCTACCGCATCCTGGAGACCGACGACATCCCCGCCTACCTGGGCGAGCGGGGCCACTGGGAGGACCTCGCGGACATCCGGGTCCGGGAGGTGTCGGACGGCAACATGAACCGGGTGTTCCTGGCCTCCTCCGCCGACGGCACCCGCAGCCTCGCCGTCAAGCAGGCTCTGCCCTGGGTCCGCGTCGCCGGCCCCTCCTGGCCGATGAACCCCGACCGCGCCGACGCCGAGGCCCGGGCCTACGAGCAGGTCGCCAAGGTCGCCCCCGACAAGATCCCGGCGGTCCACGGCTACGACCCCGAGAACTACGCCCTCGTCATGGAGGACATGTCCGACCTCGAGGTGCTGCGCACGCTGCTCAACGAGGGAGCGGCCTACGGCCCGCACACCTCGGCGAGGATCGGCGAGTTCGTCGCCCAGTTCTCCTTCGCCACCAGTGACTTCGGCATGCCGTCCGCCGAACGCAAGGCGCTGATCGCCGCCTCCGTCAGCCCGGAGCTGTGCAAGATCACCGAAGACGTCGTGCTGTCCGAGCCGTACGTCGAGCACGAACACAACCACTGGCACCCCGGCCTCGACGACCTGGCCGCCGCCTTCCGCGCCGACACCCGGCTGCGCACCGAGGTCGCCGACCTCCGCCACACCTTCATGACCAGCGCCCAGGCCCTCCTCCACGGCGACCTGCACACCGGCAGCGTGATGGTCGGCAGACGCGAAGACGCGCCCGTGGTACGGGTCTTCGACCCCGAGTTCTCCTTCGTCGGCCCCATCGGCTACGACCTCGGCCTCTACTGGGCCAATGTGCTGGTCTCCGAGGAACGGGCGCGGGCACTGGGCGCGCCGTCCGACCACGCCGAGCAGCTCCGCCTCTCCTGGGAGGCGTTCGAGGCCGAGTTCCGCCGTCTGTGGCCGACCCGCGTCGACACCTTCTTCGACGACGCCTATCTCGACCGCTTCCTGCGCCGCGTCTGGACCGACTCCGTCGGCTACGCCGGCACGGAGATCGTCCGCCGCATCATCGGCTTCGCCCATCTGACCGACCTGACGACCCTGCCGGACCCGGTGCCCGCCTCCCGGCGCGCACTGCTGCTGGGCCGCGAACTGATCGTCCGCCGCGAGGAGTTGACGGACATCGAGGCGGTACGGGCGGTCGTGGAGTCGCTCGGCTGA
- a CDS encoding glycerol-3-phosphate dehydrogenase/oxidase: MTSQTTLKSVPALGTHPASGSNPSRAETREQLSKASFDLLVIGGGILGISTAWHAAQSGLRVALVDAGDFAGATSSASSKLLHGGLRYLQTGAVKLVAENHFERRAVSRQVAPHLANPLTFYLPVYKGGPHGAAKLGAGVFAYSALSAFGDGVGHLLSPAKAAQDVPELRTDNLKAVAVYGDDQMNDARMALMTVRAAVEAGAVVLNHAEVSGLRFTKGRVTGAELRDRLSGDEFGVSARLVLNATGPWVDHLRRMEDPNAAPSIRLSKGAHLVLKRTAPWKAALATPIDKYRITFALPWEDMLLLGTTDEEFEGDPADVSVTEKDTAQILDEAAFSIRDQQLDRDLITYAFAGLRVLPGGPGSTAKAKRETVVTEGRGGMLSVAGGKWTTFRHIGRTVMQKLEALPGHPLGDDFEPISSLPKKLPLPGVANPRAVAHRLLVDNPAPGPRMAADTARHLATHYGSLAFDIARLANENPELGARVHPDAPEIWAQVVYARDNEWAQTADDVLRRRTTLTIRGLATDDVRGKVQDLLDKK; the protein is encoded by the coding sequence ATGACCAGTCAGACCACCCTGAAGTCCGTGCCTGCCCTGGGGACGCACCCGGCGTCCGGCTCGAACCCGAGCCGTGCCGAGACCCGGGAGCAGCTCTCCAAGGCGTCGTTCGACCTTCTCGTCATCGGCGGCGGCATCCTGGGCATCTCCACCGCCTGGCACGCCGCGCAGTCCGGGCTCAGGGTGGCTCTGGTCGACGCCGGCGACTTCGCCGGCGCCACCTCCTCCGCCTCCTCCAAGCTCCTCCACGGCGGTCTGCGCTACCTCCAGACCGGCGCGGTGAAGCTGGTGGCGGAGAACCACTTCGAGCGCCGTGCGGTCTCCCGCCAGGTGGCCCCCCACCTGGCGAATCCGCTCACGTTCTACCTCCCCGTGTACAAGGGCGGGCCGCACGGCGCGGCGAAGCTCGGGGCGGGCGTCTTCGCCTACTCCGCGCTGTCGGCGTTCGGCGACGGCGTCGGTCACCTCCTGTCCCCGGCCAAGGCCGCGCAGGACGTGCCCGAGCTGCGCACCGACAACCTCAAGGCCGTGGCCGTGTACGGCGACGACCAGATGAACGACGCGCGCATGGCGCTGATGACGGTCCGCGCGGCCGTCGAGGCGGGTGCCGTCGTCCTCAACCACGCCGAGGTCTCCGGGCTGCGCTTCACCAAGGGCCGGGTCACGGGCGCCGAGCTGCGCGACCGGCTCTCCGGTGACGAGTTCGGCGTGAGTGCCCGGCTGGTGCTGAACGCGACCGGTCCGTGGGTCGACCACCTGCGCCGGATGGAGGACCCGAACGCGGCTCCGTCCATCCGCCTGTCCAAGGGCGCCCACCTGGTCCTGAAGCGCACCGCCCCCTGGAAGGCCGCGCTCGCGACCCCCATCGACAAGTACCGCATCACCTTCGCCCTCCCCTGGGAGGACATGCTGCTGCTCGGCACCACCGACGAGGAGTTCGAGGGCGACCCGGCGGACGTCTCGGTCACCGAGAAGGACACCGCCCAGATACTCGACGAGGCCGCGTTCTCCATCCGCGACCAGCAGCTGGACCGGGACCTGATCACGTACGCCTTCGCGGGTCTGCGGGTGCTGCCGGGCGGTCCCGGCAGCACGGCGAAGGCCAAGCGCGAGACCGTGGTGACCGAGGGCAGGGGCGGCATGCTGTCCGTCGCCGGCGGCAAGTGGACGACCTTCCGGCACATCGGCCGTACGGTCATGCAGAAGCTGGAGGCGCTGCCCGGCCACCCGCTGGGCGACGACTTCGAGCCGATCTCCTCGCTGCCGAAGAAGCTGCCGCTGCCCGGCGTCGCCAACCCGCGCGCGGTCGCCCACCGGCTGCTGGTCGACAACCCGGCGCCCGGCCCGCGCATGGCGGCCGACACCGCCAGGCACCTGGCCACCCACTACGGCTCGCTGGCCTTCGACATCGCGCGGCTGGCCAACGAGAACCCCGAGCTGGGCGCGCGCGTCCACCCGGACGCCCCCGAGATCTGGGCGCAGGTCGTCTACGCCCGCGACAACGAGTGGGCACAGACGGCGGACGACGTGCTGCGCCGCCGTACGACGCTGACGATCCGCGGTCTCGCCACGGACGACGTCCGCGGCAAGGTGCAGGACCTGCTCGACAAGAAGTAG